A DNA window from Hemibagrus wyckioides isolate EC202008001 linkage group LG11, SWU_Hwy_1.0, whole genome shotgun sequence contains the following coding sequences:
- the atg4b gene encoding cysteine protease ATG4B, which produces MDAATLTYDTLRFGEFEDFPETSEPVWILGKQSSALTEKDEILSDIASRLWFTYRKNFQAIGGTGPTSDTGWGCMLRCGQMILAEALVRRHLGREWRWVRAQQPREEYMSILNAFIDKKDSYYSIHQIAQMGVGEGKSIGQWYGPNTVAQVLKKLAVFDTWSRLAVHVAMDNTVIIEEIKRLCMPWLDFERGGCIDPLEMNGYMEGACAMALEDNAVWKPLVLLIPLRLGLSDINEAYIETLKQCFMMPQSLGVIGGKPNSAHYFIGFVGEELIYLDPHTTQPAVEPCESGEIQDDSYHCQHPPCRMHICELDPSIAVGFFCQTEDDFDDWCAHIRKLSSCRGLPMFELVDSQPSHLINTEAINLTPDFSDSDRLERFFDSEDEEFEILSL; this is translated from the exons ATGGATGCGG CTACTCTGACCTATGACACACTACGATTTGGGGAGTTTGAAGATTTCCCAGAGACATCCGAGCCTGTCTGGATTCTGGGGAAACAGTCCAGTGCTCTGACAG AGAAGGATGAGATTCTGTCGGACATTGCTTCGCGCTTGTGGTTCACCTACAGAAAGAATTTCCAGGCAATTG GAGGGACGGGACCCACGTCTGACACAGGCTGGGGTTGCATGCTGCGATGTGGACAGATGATTCTTGCTGAAGCATTGGTTCGCAGACACTTGGGTCGTG agtGGCGATGGGTGAGAGCTCAGCAACCAAGAGAAGAGTATATGAGCATCCTGAATGCCTTTATAGACAAGAAGGACAGCTACTACTCTATTCACCAGATAG CTCAGATGGGAGTGGGAGAGGGCAAGTCCATAGGCCAGTGGTATGGCCCGAATACAGTGGCACAGGTACTCAA GAAACTGGCAGTGTTTGACACATGGAGCCGATTGGCAGTTCACGTGGCCATGGACAACACTGTGATAATTGAGGAAATCA AGAGGTTGTGTATGCCATGGTTGGACTTTGAGAGGGGAGGGTGCATAGACCCTTTGGAGATGAATGGATATATGGAGGGGGCATGTGCCATGGCTTTAGAAGACAACGCTGTGTGGAAACCACTTGTGCTGCTCATCCCCCTGCGCCTGGGCCTCAGTGACATCAACGAGGCCTACATTGAAACTCTGAAG CAATGCTTCATGATGCCCCAGTCATTAGGAGTTATTGGTGGAAAGCCGAACAGTGCCCATTACTTCATTGGCTTTGTTG GTGAGGAGCTCATATACCTGGACCCCCATACGACTCAGCCGGCTGTAGAGCCGTGTGAAAGCGGAGAGATTCAGGACGACTCCTATCACTGCCAGCACCCGCCGTGTCGCATGCACATCTGTGAGCTTGACCCATCCATAGCTGTT GGCTTCTTCTGTCAAACGGAGGACGACTTCGATGATTGGTGTGCACATATTCGAAAA TTATCGAGCTGTAGAGGTCTTCCCATGTTTGAACTTGTAGACAGTCAGCCATCACATCTAATCAACACCGAAGCCATTAATCTCACTCCCG ATTTCTCAGACTCTGACCGGCTTGAGCGTTTCTTTGACTCTGAAGATGAGGAGTTTGAGATACTGTCTTTgtga